The nucleotide window TCGAAATACCATGCTCTGAAGAAGGGTCAAGAGAGAAGAGGATattcttaataaaattagtaCGGCACATTGaccatatttataaaattagcgATAAATCATTTACGTTCACATATTATGACTTGCTCAAACCTTGTAAGGCAATAATTTAAACTTATGAtaatgcaattatttatttcttttttcttcattaatttgAAGCTACGAAAAAGACCTCACATATGTTGGGAATTCTTCTGAATTAcctttattatatgaatatgttTAAAACCGATGTTTTTAAAATGGCTAATGATAGATTAGCAGAACGGCAGGAATTGGTGGACAAAATTAAGCATACAATTGAAGATAATCGGAAAAGACAGAACAAGGCAGAAAAGGTAAATAATCATTCCAAATATAGTCTAATGGTAATGGCAATATTTTTAGATGCACGAAGAGCTAGCCTTTCTTTCCAATCAAATTCCGCTGCATAAGAATCAATTAAAATCAGTTACTTCTGAATTAAGTCGACGCGAGAGTGAATCGCAACAAATAACTATTGCTGTAAAGGACCTAAAAACAGAAATAGACGAACTCAAAGGAAAAGTACGAAATCTGAAACGTCTTATTGTTCCTGAAAAAGAAGGACAAGAATTACAAATGTAATAATGGAATATGTAAAGATAATATAGGTAATaatatcaattaaatttatataatttacagacaattaaataaaatccaaGAACAAATAACTGAATACGAAAATCAGACTCGAAATGCCGAAAGCAATCTAAAAACGCATATTTCGGACAACAACAGACTACAGGAGATACTAAAACTAGTTGAGTCTGCTAAAGATATCTTGTCGTCAGATTTTGTAGACAGTTTTAACAAATCTGTAAATAATCTTTTAACTGCTGAAACAAAGGTTGCAAGTTGTGAAAAAGAAACAGTGCAACTAACGCAAACCAACATTCAACACGAAAAAACTTTAGAATGCTTGcaggaaaaaattaaactcCAACAACATCAATTTGAtgaggaaaaacaaaaacttcacACATTAATAATGTCTAAAACCAAGTAAGATGTAAAaagcatatatattttataacatttaacCACATATCTTATTTTAGGGAATGTGATGATCTAGAGGCTCAAACAGAAAACTTAAAATGTGAAGTAGGTGCAGTAGAAAACTCAATAAATGAACAACGGGATATCCAATCATATATTCAGGAAAATATTGGGGTATTAATGGAAAATTACAAATGAATTAATTTCAGtacaacatacataaataatagaaaaaaattgtttaagtatTTTCTGTTAGCTTATAAgcgaaaataaattcaaaacatattattaacacaatttaaatagtatgttgattttattatctCTTTACCATCAAGTcaaaaaaacacaatatataaaatGGGAAAGCAGTAAATATGGTGTTATGTGGTTGCATTATCGATATCGTCTTCATTGACATCTGTATTGTAGACATATAAATCCCGACGTCGCGttaaaacaatttcattttctttgGGGTGTGTGTTCAGTGAATTAACAACTCCTCCATTTTCACCTAAATCAAAAATACTTTAGTTTTcgtcaatatataaaaaatttaaaaatacctaCTCAATTGAATGCGTTGTAAGATTTTTCCATCAAGCAGATCCCAAACTACTGCACATCCTTCGCTAGTGCCTGAGACAATGTGAGCATCATTAGCCATAATACCACATTCTATATGAAAATCTTCTGCCTTGTGACCTTTATATTCGGACAAAAGACTACCAGTATCGCAGTCGATAAGACGAACTGTGCTATCTTGACATGCCGCTACGATACATTGTTCGTCACGGGTCAGTTTTAAGAATGTTATGGGCTCCCCGATTTTATCACACACTAATTCACCTACACGTATGTCATATTGACGGATACATCCATCCAAAGATGATGTTATTATTTTGTGTTCATTAGTTTGAACTGTTGTAATACAATCTCGTGCATCTTTCATAACTTGAACGGGTTCTAATCGTCGTGTTCGTATGTCCCAACAGAAAACCGCATTATCACGTCCACCGGATATTGCAATGGAAGAGTCCTCATTAAAACAGACACATCTTACTCCGCCAGCGTGACCTCGCAACCGACGTACTGGTACACCGGTGGATACATCCCAATAGATTATACTTTTGTCAAGACTTGATGAAACGATATAACAACTGTCGCAACTGCCTGAGGCATCTGTAACCTCATCTGCGTGACCACCATATGTTTTAAGTAGTAACCCTGTTTTAGGATTCCACAGTTTGATCTTTTTATCTGATCCGCAACTTAAGACATATGAACCGTCAACtgcaatttccaaaaaaaaaaacgctttatCGATGAAAGTATTATTTACAGGTTCAACCAACCATTATAGCGTACTGCTCGCACCGCACCCTGCTTGCAATCAATTACTTTGCAGCGGTGAAAATCCTTATAAGTGGAAATCATTCAACTTTTTCtgtaaacacaaatattttgaaaacataaacaaataggTATTGTGTACAAAAAGTCGATTACACTCGatattttgaaagcaaaaaaagggaCGTTGAGGATTCATTAGTACATTATCAGAcaccaactttatttttatcaattattaagaaatttattgaaaaaatttaaggaattttaaagaatttctaTTACCATAACATGTAGAAAGAAGATTTTTCTAAAATCTGgtaatagcaaataaaatgaaattgtcCACTAACAGTTCGATATTTATTATCGATTTTCCGATTATACAATGTAGTCAACTGACAAACCCAAAatcataacaaatataaattaaatagcAGACGGAATTTAAAGTTAAAAGAATGGTTCTTTGTAGGTTTTTTCTTCAAGGTAGTTGCAGATTTGGGACTAAATGCAATAATGAACATTTGGACATCAAGTAGGAATacaattcaataaattaaaatttaaatttcgttgtatttatgtgtattataaatgtaaaatatttcccATTATCTAGACAACTTGTTAAAACCGATTTAGAAGCTGCAATTAATGGGAAGCAATGGCCAATATCTTGTTTTGGACCCTTTAAAGATAAACCCTGTATTCCAAGTTTTATAGAAGATCAATCCTTCGAAGAGATTCGTTGGCTATGTTATGAAGCAAAACAAAAGAACTGTGTGGACCAATATGTCCAGCATTTCACCAAGGAAGCGATggaagcaaataataaaatgaaaactatGTTGCAATTATCTCCAGCTGTTATAGATGTTATTTGCCGTCTTTACGATGCACCTGCTGATGGTAACGCTAACGGAGGATTAACTAAAAGTAATGTTAATAACCCTTTCGGACTTGGAGGTAATGTTGTCAATGATACCACCTCAATATTCAACAAGCCTTTAAGTGGAAATAGTAATTTCGGTGGAGCTTTTGGCAATAATTCTACTACTACTGTCGGACAAGCTCCTGCGCAGGGTGGAAGTATTTTTGGTGGAGGTGGTTTAGCCTTCAGTTCGCAAAACCAGCAGTCTTCGATTTTTTCACAACAGTTACAAAAACCTGCCTCTGTGTTTGGAGGTGGGGGCACACAAGGAAGTTTATTCGGGCAAACTCAAACAAATAACGGAATTATTGGTGGACTTTTCGGACAAACACCACAACCAACTGGTAATGTGTTTGCTCAAACAGcgtcacaacagcaacaatcgcAACCTGCAGCCAATATTGGATTATTTGCTCAACATGCACAACAACCACAATCAGGATCTCTATTTGGACAACAAAATCCAACTCAAACAGCAACAGGAGGAAATTTGTTTAATCAAAGTattcagcagcagcagcagcaacaacacaatgGAACAAATGTTTTTGCGCAAGCCATGCAATCACAGCAAACACAATCAGCATCCGGATTCCCAATGTATCAGGCTAATAAGCCTCAAACATCTTCTGTTTTTGGACAACAAAATGTTTTTGCACAACAGAGCTCAGGAGGAATGTTTGGTCAAATAGCTGCAAGTACGCCTGGGAATAATCCTAATAATTTGTTTACGCAACCGGTCTCTACAACGGATACAAATGGGATGTTTAAAAACCCACAAAACATATTCGCCCAagctatacaacaacaacaacaaactccTCCAAATATGTTTTCACAAACAAACCAAAGCTCAACAACGGTGCAACCACCACCAGGGTTTTtccaacaaaatattcaatcgcAGCAAATGACAAATCAGAATGCAGCGTTTGCACAACCAATGGGAGTAAATAACTCTGCGTTGCCTCTCTTACAATCGCCAGTGGTTAGTAGCTCTGTCTACAGCAAATTGGAGGATCTTACATCAGAAGACATTGAAGCGTTCAAAGCTGACACTTTTACGCCGGGTCGAATTCCAAATGTTCCACCTCCAAGAGAGTTGATCAATTAAGTAATTCTACTCAAGTAACAATGACCAGGAGACgagaataaatattaatgaacgTGTACGAAACAATGCCAACAGTGCCAGTGCCAATGCATTAAGGATTTCGAAAGTGTATGTGATAATGAATTTATTCGATTTATATAGGACAAGCACTTTAATCAAGAACGACTacacgaaaaaattaatgaaacagtttttcacatttttgttaaCGACTACAGTTATACAtcatttaatgtaaaaaataatttttgcttttgtttcttcttGATTTCCATGTGACCAACAATAACTGAATTAACTAAATGTAACTAACTCTctgaatattgaaaatttaccaaaattagcaaacaattgaaattaaataaattttttgcatagTATATAGATCTCATTTTATTGTTTACTTTCTGCAACTTTAAACATTTGTTCCAGTTGACAAACTTTTATGCTTTTCTCAAAAACTAGAACTCTGTTTtgttaaatcgaaaaaaataagaagTTTCTGTATTTCTAATATTCATCTGAGATAAGTTAATTCACATATTATTATCTTCTTTTATAAAGAACTCTACTAGATACGGctttttttctcataaacaCTATTGTTTCTTGTGCGCTACATACTTTTACAACTTATTGGCTTGTTCTACACTAATAGTGTTTATCTTTAAAACTTCAAACGCACAAGCAGCTTTATCGACATTTGAATTACACGATTCACTTTCACATTCTTTTGatgtttgttgttgccgctCGCGTTGCGATTTTTCCCAAGCTAAGTCGAATGGATAAGCAAGAGGTTTCAGTTCATCTGGACAGAGTTCTTGGGAAGGAGCTGTGGCCTGAGCTATCGAGGCACCACGTGTATGAATACGTTCTAACATGGCAGCATTATGTGTCTCGGCATTTAGCGatgtaatatattcaaaaagttGTTCCTTCGTATAAATATTTGGCAAGCCGCGTTTTTCGAAGaactaaacaaaaattgaaaacacatatgtataattaccAAATAATAGTATGCACGACAGAATATATaagaaagtatataaaaatggtaaacttacatttattatattaccACAATCGCGCATTAGAAATTCTAAAGCACTTGGGTGTTCCGGTTCAACTGACTGTGCTACGTCTATAATCCAACATTTGTCATCGTACCAAAGAATATTGTATTCGCTCAGATCGGCATGTATTAACTTTGCTTCGTTATATAACTTGTACATAGTTGCAACGATTTCTTCGTAGGCAATAGATAGTTCAGATTGACTTAAGCGTGCATCCTTAAGTTTTGGGGCGGCATTATGATTGTCGCCAATGAAAGACATTACTAAAACATGTTTCTTCAAAATGACCACGTCTGGGCAATTAATACCGACACTTTGCATTCGCATTATATTATGCATTTCCTTTTCTGCccacatatttataataactcGATTATTTTGTTTGCTAAAACGATCCTTAAAACGGTAATCATCCTTTATATATCTATCTCGTTGCTTAAATTCATTTAATgtggttttaaaaatttttatagcacACTCTTTTGGTAACAAATGTGGGGAGCATATTGTTCCACCACTGCCGCTTGCATTATCTGCATAGGTGGGATCAGAATTTGCATGTAATATCACTGCTTCTTTGCCTGTTGATATAATACCGTTTATTTGCTccaatatttgattatttattaatttgtagaGTAACAGGCGAGTAGGTGCGTCGACACCCATTTCTGCTGTGGCCACGTTAGCTTTGCGATcgtgcattttatttttcttattaccTCGTCGGGAATATGTCTTCAGTTGGTTAAaaacctataaaaaaaaatgtatatatgtactgaATTAATTGAAAACGGATTTACGACTCTCTTACTTGATTGGAAAGTTTCATGTCAAATCCTGCGCCATCCCCCGTTGGAAACTCAGGAGGAAATGACATAACTCTACAAGCATTACGAACTCCACACAATTGAGGATCATGTTTGGTTATCATTTCGCCCTCTTTGTCCACTTTAAATCCACATTTTGGTATTGCGTCTAATATTTTCTCGTTCGTTTCAAAACGATCCCAATCCCGCTTATGTCCACTTGCTTCATCGTCAAGTTCCAAAGAGTCATCGGAATCATTTAAGAATTCTAAATCCCCATTTCGACGAAACTTATCCAATGTTACCGTCACTTTACTATCCTTGTTCCGCTTATTCTCAATACGTCGCAATTCTTCATTATATTCATGATCGAATTGCGATTGGAGCATTTGAGCTATAACGGCGTCAGAATCACATCCTATGGTGTCTTCTTGTGAAGCAGCCAATAATGCAGAATAATCTTCCCACTCACCATCTTGGGATAGTTTTTCTTGGTTTATTGTTGGGGGCCCATTTGCAATTGTAGAGTAAAGTTGAGATTGAGTATTTATCGACGAAGCTATATCTGCATCAGAGGATTCTTGCTTCGACTGTTGTAATAAACGTTCTTCAAAACGTTTTTGTTCTTGATTGTGTACACGATGTGCATATTCTTCAGACATTATTTCAGCGAAGCTCATTGTTTCTGTTGGTTTGGTTGAAGTTATGCCCCATGcgttttgttgtgttttttgtgaatccattttatttctttcactAATAATTTTATGCTCTTACTCTATTACTACAAACTATACCTACTCGGtgtataactaaaaattaaaacgttttataaaaa belongs to Bactrocera dorsalis isolate Fly_Bdor chromosome 1, ASM2337382v1, whole genome shotgun sequence and includes:
- the LOC105233550 gene encoding rho-associated protein kinase 1; this translates as MLSKEYLDSWNELCAECKMVESDLANPSEKWLTKVLVSYLRMFGYRVEIPCSEEGSREKRIFLIKLVRHIDHIYKISDKSFTFTYYDLLKPSTKKTSHMLGILLNYLYYMNMFKTDVFKMANDRLAERQELVDKIKHTIEDNRKRQNKAEKMHEELAFLSNQIPLHKNQLKSVTSELSRRESESQQITIAVKDLKTEIDELKGKVRNLKRLIVPEKEGQELQIQLNKIQEQITEYENQTRNAESNLKTHISDNNRLQEILKLVESAKDILSSDFVDSFNKSVNNLLTAETKVASCEKETVQLTQTNIQHEKTLECLQEKIKLQQHQFDEEKQKLHTLIMSKTKECDDLEAQTENLKCEVGAVENSINEQRDIQSYIQENIGVLMENYK
- the LOC105233547 gene encoding uncharacterized protein LOC105233547 encodes the protein MVLCRFFLQGSCRFGTKCNNEHLDIKQLVKTDLEAAINGKQWPISCFGPFKDKPCIPSFIEDQSFEEIRWLCYEAKQKNCVDQYVQHFTKEAMEANNKMKTMLQLSPAVIDVICRLYDAPADGNANGGLTKSNVNNPFGLGGNVVNDTTSIFNKPLSGNSNFGGAFGNNSTTTVGQAPAQGGSIFGGGGLAFSSQNQQSSIFSQQLQKPASVFGGGGTQGSLFGQTQTNNGIIGGLFGQTPQPTGNVFAQTASQQQQSQPAANIGLFAQHAQQPQSGSLFGQQNPTQTATGGNLFNQSIQQQQQQQHNGTNVFAQAMQSQQTQSASGFPMYQANKPQTSSVFGQQNVFAQQSSGGMFGQIAASTPGNNPNNLFTQPVSTTDTNGMFKNPQNIFAQAIQQQQQTPPNMFSQTNQSSTTVQPPPGFFQQNIQSQQMTNQNAAFAQPMGVNNSALPLLQSPVVSSSVYSKLEDLTSEDIEAFKADTFTPGRIPNVPPPRELIN
- the LOC105233553 gene encoding uncharacterized protein LOC105233553, with the protein product MDSQKTQQNAWGITSTKPTETMSFAEIMSEEYAHRVHNQEQKRFEERLLQQSKQESSDADIASSINTQSQLYSTIANGPPTINQEKLSQDGEWEDYSALLAASQEDTIGCDSDAVIAQMLQSQFDHEYNEELRRIENKRNKDSKVTVTLDKFRRNGDLEFLNDSDDSLELDDEASGHKRDWDRFETNEKILDAIPKCGFKVDKEGEMITKHDPQLCGVRNACRVMSFPPEFPTGDGAGFDMKLSNQVFNQLKTYSRRGNKKNKMHDRKANVATAEMGVDAPTRLLLYKLINNQILEQINGIISTGKEAVILHANSDPTYADNASGSGGTICSPHLLPKECAIKIFKTTLNEFKQRDRYIKDDYRFKDRFSKQNNRVIINMWAEKEMHNIMRMQSVGINCPDVVILKKHVLVMSFIGDNHNAAPKLKDARLSQSELSIAYEEIVATMYKLYNEAKLIHADLSEYNILWYDDKCWIIDVAQSVEPEHPSALEFLMRDCGNIINFFEKRGLPNIYTKEQLFEYITSLNAETHNAAMLERIHTRGASIAQATAPSQELCPDELKPLAYPFDLAWEKSQRERQQQTSKECESESCNSNVDKAACAFEVLKINTISVEQANKFCGSDKKIKLWNPKTGLLLKTYGGHADEVTDASGSCDSCYIVSSSLDKSIIYWDVSTGVPVRRLRGHAGGVRCVCFNEDSSIAISGGRDNAVFCWDIRTRRLEPVQVMKDARDCITTVQTNEHKIITSSLDGCIRQYDIRVGELVCDKIGEPITFLKLTRDEQCIVAACQDSTVRLIDCDTGSLLSEYKGHKAEDFHIECGIMANDAHIVSGTSEGCAVVWDLLDGKILQRIQLNNSANTMSTVTRSASASPSVGHSNNQQNQHNPTERQNFPHSVVDPNNFPLKSITDVVNFFRRSLEAGASANGSEPDLTLLSIVAGYIELSLTTGDAALAAEHALSNAASNTTISSPPLLAAVVGSPLSSAQNCGIIKSNSVPFPVVTYELVSSLYKKFQSILSVVEKPKSAQNRQATREIIKKVSDVIWHSLIRSSYKDRAHLQNLYSYLSGNKLDCFGVALAVVAGCQLLGYRDVHLAISEDHAWVVFGSKQIECIEVTWHGKGSEDKRGQDITAGIESGSWLYLSGLAVVCDRAMEVAAVVSAINISMTTNSDCVEVADMQQKLLWLLYDMGHLTKYPMALGTLGELEEISPSPKRISCEQLYKEAIQSARKFYHNHHVYPYTYQGNFYNRLLKYRDAFASWANAADVIRLYTYSCRDDEEIYKELLDIANEMIPHVMKTESSGHSARSILRDSEVFANLLRFYDGICQWEEDSLTPILHIGWAKPLVNNITKFDYDIRSQVVIKVPEDEEIASTKKSTEATTSSLKEDTTPNEVPKVEKKHVIVDAKKDETNNCNINNNNFKKEEKSSGDVKKTDITATLADLTAACGEKILNPDFLLQGGGEPFAEQKKHLEQRQNVCKNDSTNGLKNVPNKDTVVTNVVQMDISNTNTKLLQENEKESCTEIKTHSPTDEDPFEFMMKRPVITLYSQKMKGLKDLLLAEKLNTHAISLQVTAQSVASKKIRGIDKLGNHTTTSTYATAHVPGNNLQSLHTNYNAVLSDSNTNSNDNGSTATTIAASRPKRSRRE
- the LOC105233551 gene encoding WD repeat domain-containing protein 83 encodes the protein MISTYKDFHRCKVIDCKQGAVRAVRYNVDGSYVLSCGSDKKIKLWNPKTGLLLKTYGGHADEVTDASGSCDSCYIVSSSLDKSIIYWDVSTGVPVRRLRGHAGGVRCVCFNEDSSIAISGGRDNAVFCWDIRTRRLEPVQVMKDARDCITTVQTNEHKIITSSLDGCIRQYDIRVGELVCDKIGEPITFLKLTRDEQCIVAACQDSTVRLIDCDTGSLLSEYKGHKAEDFHIECGIMANDAHIVSGTSEGCAVVWDLLDGKILQRIQLSENGGVVNSLNTHPKENEIVLTRRRDLYVYNTDVNEDDIDNATT